The sequence below is a genomic window from Cucumis melo cultivar AY chromosome 5, USDA_Cmelo_AY_1.0, whole genome shotgun sequence.
ATCGAGTGAGCTTTCGTCCAGTAAGTGTGAATCAGGACCAGCTGTTTTCCCATAATTTACACCAGCATCCCTGTGAGAAGTACTCAGGGCTCTTTCATGTAAGAAATTGGTGTAGATATTGAAATAGCCACGAGAATGGATAAATTTAATAAACCAAGGAGTCCATATTCTTTCACCCAACTTCTTGTACCATCCTGTTGTCACCTACAAATAATTCACGAACAAACTTGAATAGAGAATGTCTTAAGAACAAAATGTCACCTAATAAAAGCAATAACTATGTTAAATACCATGCCGTCAAGTAGTGGCTTAATGCCCATCGCCTTGTGCTCATCATACCACAATCTAAACTCCTTCCAAGGCCTTGGAAAGAGAAGCTGGCCCCAAGTGCCAACTATTTGGTACAGAAAAATTCTGGTTCCTTCATCCAGCTTTATTTTATTACCATGTTTACCTATGAGCAGAAAACATTGGGCATGGCTTAGGTTCAAAGGAGAAAAGTAATACCTATGAGCAGAAAACATTGGGCATGGCTTAGGTTCAAAGGAGAAAAGTTGAACAAATCTTTCAGAAACTTCCAACCATTTTtgcagaaaaagaaaacatttccTCACTTCTATAGCCTTGTTCTGGACAGTTGAATTTTCGATGAACAATCCTATTCAAAACTAATGGCACCTCAAACgagaaaaaatttattttgtggAACCTCCTACAGATTTGTAAGATCACTAACATGCTATCTGCATAAGCCTATAAAAGTGCAtgcaaaacaataaaaaaataaactatgaAACTGCTCtcagaaagggaaaaaaatctAAGCATTCGGTGGATTTATCTCTATATGAAGTTTTATCTGTATAAATTGATCAATCAAATTCTAAGGATCAAGCTGGAGTCAGGGACCACTTGATATATACTTGTTTAGGAGTTGGatataaaaataacaattatGCAATTCATTCAGTGATCACCAAGGATCCAGAAAGCAATAGTTACAATTGTGAAGTTTGCAGTCCCTTAACCTCCCATCTACACAGATTTATAGGCAAGTAACAACGTTGGAGTCtgaacaaaaaagaagaaggaaggaaaaaaagaaaaagaaaaagaatcctATAATCTTATAGTGTGAACAAAAGATTGGTTTATACAGGCTTCCATCCATCAAAAGTCAGTTTCACCGCAACTCAAATCAACAAGTGATTAGGAACCATCATCTTGTTACCCTCGTATCTTTCAAGCAGGATATCCCATTGAACACACAAGATTGGACCAAGAATGAGTACGTAAGGCACAATGCATTTCTGAAAGAGAATtataatataaccaacaaaCTTCTGTAACTAAGCGAAAACCTTAATCTGATATTCTATCATACATGTTACTAAAAATTTGATCTCTTATTTAAATGAACTATCTAAGCAGTAACATATGGTCTATGAAAAAGTATACTTTGAATGAATTTCAATATGTACAAACGAACAAGCTACATCAGGTTGAGTCCTATTGTCGTCTCCTGAAAAATTATATCAAAAGAAGCACATAATTCTTAGAGAAATTAACCAGTGAAACGTACTACTCTCAGAAGGCATTTTTACGTTAATAGCAAGATAGCTTTGAAACTTCAATCGGCTAAGAATTTTCCACTACCGTCATTTTAAGGCGGCAAAGAAAAAAGACAGACAAGTACAGCCCAATTATATCTACATATATTCTACAGATCCATACACAGCAACTTTGAGATTTAGTGTTCAGTTATCGCACACAATCCAAAAGAAAGTGGTACCTGGAACAAACCTTGGTCGCTGCAGCGAAGCTCCGTATATCGAAGGATCATAATTCGaagtattataataataattcacAATTAAACTTCTCAGGAACTTATAATAAAGCGGCGACAACTCCAAATCATCCTCCACAACGAATGCAAACTCATTGTCAGAGCTCGGCCACCAAGCTTCCAACCACTGCGCTTGCAATCCCACGTTCCCCGTCCTATAATGCACTATCTTTTCCCCAAAATTCCAAGCAAATTGATCAACGAATTGCAAGATCCGATGCGACTCATTGAGCTTAATATGTGCATCATCGGTAGGGTAATGATCAATGTAGACATGGAGATGGACGCGGTCAGAGAGGTAATCCGCATTGGCAATGGACCGAAGGCATCGGGACACGGAATCGAGGCGATTGTAAGCAAGAACCTTCACGATTAGAGTGAAACCAGAGGTTTTAGGGTCGGAAATTCTCCCGGAAAGAGCGAAATCAGGGTTAGGGTTTGAAGGGAAGGAAGGTGGAATGGAGGAGTAGAAGTgagtgaagaagaagaggatAGAAACAGAGACGAGGAGGAGGAGAGGAAGAAAATGCCTCTTGTGACCGACCATGGTTAGAGAGATGTATAGAGAGCAATTAAAGAATCATGGATGATAAAGTGGCAGTTAACGGCCTGATATCGCCGGCGCTggggaagacgatgaaagatcCGTGTCAGCTTGCCGGAGAGTGAGGGCCGCGATACTCTCAAGTCTTTGATTCAAAGAGGGATATGAACACAAGATCAGTTAAGTCGGGTTTTTGCCCAAAATGAAATCTGGCCCGCCATCCAAATTGATTAATTATCTTATAATGATGTTAGTTGGCTGCAAATTTATTAAAGATTAATTACTagtaattttagaaataataattaattatataataaccttttaaaaaatagaaaatataacaaagtgtaTTAGACATTTAATTGACTCCTATGATAAAAGTCAATATTTGCAACATAGTTCATTAGTAATAAATTTTCATCATTGATAAACtttgataaattttgctatatttgcaattttttataaaaatattactatatacttaattattttgaatctaattgttatatttgtaactatCCCTTTAAATAGTTATTTCTGCATGCGAGGCTTTTCCTCGGATGCAATACCCAAAATTTCCACTTCTTTTTCTCATTCATTGATTACTTTTCGTTCTAAGTACCTATACCTCGTTTTTTATTCTCATGcttaaatattatttctctTTTGTGATTAACTTCTCATTCTTTATGGTTTTTTTggttcaaattcttttttctcttctaacttttgcaaaaagaagaaattttggAGAATGGAGAAAAAAGAAGTGAGAAGAAGCAAGAAAACgtaaaaatggaagaagaagatgacgagggaaaaaacaaaaaaagcgaaaaatgagagagaaaaaatagaagaaaaaagaaaatgaaaaaaagaacgGCAACGAAataaagaaggaagaaggaagaaaaaaagttaaagGGTAATTTCATAAGAGGATGACATCGGTTTTTCATTTGAGCCATTTAATAAGGGCCCTCTATAAATTATTCAGTTTAGTTGGGCGATTATCTACCTATACTACTTATAGTGggatataaaaataaaattgaaaaaaaagaaaaaaaatgaatgcaaATGATGaacattaaaattatttacaaaatatagcaaatttcatattatattatttattgaaGTTTGGTAGtgtatatttttaataaaatctaaaattttgttatattttgatttgttatattttaaaaaatatatataaaaaaattattgtaaatggcAACCTGAGGTTGAAAACAAATTTGACTTTTGGTTTAAAGACTTTTGATTAAAAAGACTTTTAgttactttttattttgaattttgctCGGTAGCAATTTAGTCCATAAACTTGAACAAGTAACGTTGATGTTTTgactttttaataattttgtctatataaaattttcaataaaattaaGCCACAACGAAACCAAGCTTATTCTTTCATGGCAAAACATACGGTCACCACCTAGGTAACTCTGTAAATTTAGTTTGTTCTTGTAAACAAATTTGAAACAAGAATGATGATGGTACTATTTGAATGATGAAGAAAGTAGGGATTGACATATAATTGTTTAATATACAACGAAGTTAACCAAGGCATGTTTTTAAGGATGGTCATGAAAACATGATGCAAAGAactataaaatgaaaaattaaggGAAAACTTATGATGCAATATTATGAAGAACTCGTGAGTAAATAACTTGTTAATAAAATTGGCATATAAATAGCCAATCAAACGTACAAGTAGATAAACAGTATAAAGATATAACATAAGCTCACGTTGCCAATTAAAAACATATCTAAATTTCTAAATTTCAGGATTGGGAGGAGGAAGTAGCCACTTCTCACTCTGCACGTATCCAAGACTTACAAATGGCTCCACTTCTTCATAACTCAACTGCTTGCTGTATTTTACACGCTCGCTTGACTTCGATC
It includes:
- the LOC103491452 gene encoding uncharacterized protein LOC103491452, which codes for MVGHKRHFLPLLLLVSVSILFFFTHFYSSIPPSFPSNPNPDFALSGRISDPKTSGFTLIVKVLAYNRLDSVSRCLRSIANADYLSDRVHLHVYIDHYPTDDAHIKLNESHRILQFVDQFAWNFGEKIVHYRTGNVGLQAQWLEAWWPSSDNEFAFVVEDDLELSPLYYKFLRSLIVNYYYNTSNYDPSIYGASLQRPRFVPGKHGNKIKLDEGTRIFLYQIVGTWGQLLFPRPWKEFRLWYDEHKAMGIKPLLDGMVTTGWYKKLGERIWTPWFIKFIHSRGYFNIYTNFLHERALSTSHRDAGVNYGKTAGPDSHLLDESSLDFNLLEMKPLSNLKWYDFCFREVIPQRIVKIKSELVSVLHSVQKHENIIIVSIFGVSESTMRNFLCHFERLNIKNYILLGHESELLNDLTRRGHPVIYADQFLKTLITSKFTTFEGTASELVKLVLAKFYIIRSCLELGYSPGLVDGNMLFVNGDPFTDLGLADDVVSGQSYELFFIKSSSFSQKMWASHMVVEAEAILESLMSRGSSSLDGISFVGIATKLLEKYGVKFKTAEEKSFGLNIGNNPTNTSLGDGKRLVFWPAETSNNDIQKRLEELGFWIIDGDLTCKAVYCNGL